The following are encoded in a window of Mycobacterium sp. ELW1 genomic DNA:
- the rsmG gene encoding 16S rRNA (guanine(527)-N(7))-methyltransferase RsmG produces MFHVKHGTAPPPPSAAEVVFGDRVQLAQRYADLLAGPGVERGLIGPREVDRLWERHILNSVAVAELIEPDARVLDIGSGGGLPGLPIAIARPDVRVTLIEPMLRRTEFLEESVAALGLPIEIIRGRAEEPGVRTRAGGADVVVSRAVASLDKLTRWSLPLLRPGGRMLAMKGERAEEEVVEGRRGMASLGATDVRVVRCGESYSDPPATVVIAVRGERAPGGKKKSARTSEKRGS; encoded by the coding sequence ATGTTTCACGTGAAACATGGCACTGCGCCCCCGCCTCCGTCGGCGGCCGAGGTCGTCTTCGGCGACCGGGTACAGCTCGCTCAGCGCTACGCCGATCTGCTCGCGGGTCCCGGCGTCGAGCGCGGGTTGATCGGTCCGCGCGAAGTCGACCGGCTATGGGAACGTCATATTCTCAACAGTGTCGCGGTGGCTGAACTCATCGAGCCGGACGCACGGGTGCTCGACATCGGGAGTGGCGGCGGGCTGCCGGGGCTGCCGATCGCGATCGCTCGCCCCGATGTTCGGGTGACGCTGATCGAACCAATGTTGCGCAGGACCGAATTCCTCGAGGAGTCGGTGGCGGCACTGGGCTTGCCGATCGAGATCATCCGCGGCCGGGCAGAGGAGCCGGGTGTCCGCACTCGCGCCGGCGGGGCGGATGTGGTGGTGTCTCGTGCGGTGGCCTCGCTCGACAAGCTGACGCGGTGGAGCCTCCCGCTGTTGCGGCCGGGTGGCCGCATGTTGGCCATGAAGGGCGAACGGGCCGAGGAGGAAGTCGTCGAAGGGCGGCGCGGGATGGCGTCGTTGGGCGCAACCGATGTGAGGGTGGTGAGATGTGGCGAGAGCTATTCGGATCCTCCCGCGACCGTGGTGATCGCGGTGCGGGGGGAGCGGGCGCCAGGCGGGAAGAAGAAGTCCGCGCGAACATCGGAGAAAAGGGGATCATGA
- a CDS encoding R3H domain-containing nucleic acid-binding protein has protein sequence MADADTTEVTESDVAVDNDLDQSSDKPEVKGEDLEERLVAEGEIAGDYLEELLDLLDFDGDIDLDVEGNRAIVSIDGGEDLSKLVGRKGEILDALQELTRLAVHQKTGERSRLMLDIANWRRRRREELSALGDKVARRVLESGDREELAPMTPFERKIVHDAVAAVDGVHSESEGVEPSRRVVVLKG, from the coding sequence ATGGCGGATGCCGACACCACTGAAGTGACCGAGTCTGACGTCGCGGTCGACAACGACCTTGACCAGAGCTCGGACAAGCCCGAAGTGAAGGGCGAGGACCTCGAGGAGCGCCTCGTCGCCGAAGGCGAGATCGCCGGCGACTACTTGGAGGAGCTTCTGGACCTCCTGGACTTCGACGGCGACATCGACCTCGACGTCGAGGGCAACCGGGCGATCGTCAGCATCGACGGCGGCGAAGACCTCTCGAAGCTCGTCGGCCGCAAGGGAGAGATCCTCGATGCCTTGCAAGAGCTGACCCGACTGGCCGTCCACCAGAAGACGGGGGAGCGCAGCCGGTTGATGCTCGACATCGCGAACTGGCGCCGCCGCCGCCGCGAAGAGCTCAGCGCACTGGGCGACAAGGTTGCCCGCCGCGTATTGGAGTCCGGCGATCGTGAGGAACTGGCCCCCATGACACCGTTCGAGCGGAAGATCGTGCACGACGCGGTTGCCGCCGTGGACGGCGTGCACAGCGAGAGCGAAGGTGTGGAGCCGTCGCGTCGCGTTGTTGTCCTGAAGGGCTGA